The proteins below are encoded in one region of Pseudoduganella armeniaca:
- the dnaG gene encoding DNA primase translates to MLNRVDIVDVVGRYVQLKKAGANYQGLCPFHNEKSPSFTVSPTKQFYHCFGCSAHGTSIGFLMEYSGMGFVDAVKDLAQGVGMVVPEEDDKIPPAQRAQMQAQSMALSEAMKLAAEYYKGQLRQAPNAIAYLKGRGLTGEVAARFMLGYAPEGWDNLRSVFPDYDALALVEAGLVIDKVDEEGRHIKRYDRFRERIMFPIRNVKGQVIAFGGRIMEQGEPKYLNSPETPLFSKGSELYGLFEARQAIRDAGYVLVTEGYMDVVALAQMGFPHAVATLGTACTTIHVQKLLRQTDTVIFSFDGDKAGRRAARRALEACLPHVSDDKTIKFLFLPSEHDPDSYIREFGAEGFEQQIVEAMPLSQFLLREAAGEHDLSEPEGRARVQFDAKPMLQAMTPSALRLQIVHGLASMTQSTPGEIEQLFELSKPVAASRKAPPRSKRQEPVGLERKMIRALVTHPSLALDLDAEALEACQQFGQEPYDHLLHLVQLAQALGPNGTFAALAQQLKEQGTEYDAIVGEIAAAPEPEIDTERMWLAATVRQLKLEQVRKDINLLMEAIQAAIAAREPTDVLTTGFRELKALEDQLLREQEADKSYR, encoded by the coding sequence CTGCTCAACCGCGTCGACATCGTCGACGTGGTGGGCCGTTACGTGCAGCTCAAAAAGGCCGGTGCCAACTACCAGGGCCTGTGCCCGTTCCACAACGAGAAGTCGCCCAGCTTTACCGTCAGCCCGACCAAGCAGTTCTACCACTGCTTTGGCTGCAGCGCGCACGGCACCTCGATCGGCTTCCTGATGGAATACTCCGGCATGGGCTTCGTCGACGCCGTCAAGGACCTGGCCCAAGGCGTCGGCATGGTGGTGCCGGAAGAGGACGACAAGATCCCGCCGGCCCAGCGCGCCCAGATGCAGGCGCAGAGCATGGCGCTGTCGGAGGCGATGAAGCTGGCGGCGGAGTACTACAAGGGCCAGCTGCGCCAGGCGCCGAACGCGATCGCCTACCTGAAGGGGCGCGGCCTCACCGGCGAAGTGGCCGCTCGCTTCATGCTGGGTTACGCGCCGGAAGGCTGGGACAACCTGCGCAGCGTCTTTCCGGACTACGACGCGCTGGCGCTGGTCGAGGCCGGCCTCGTCATCGACAAGGTGGACGAGGAAGGCCGCCACATCAAGCGCTACGACCGCTTCCGCGAACGCATCATGTTCCCGATCCGCAATGTCAAAGGCCAGGTCATCGCCTTTGGTGGCCGGATCATGGAACAAGGCGAACCAAAGTACTTGAATTCCCCGGAGACGCCTTTATTTTCAAAGGGTTCCGAGCTGTATGGGCTGTTCGAGGCACGGCAGGCGATCCGCGACGCGGGCTATGTGCTGGTAACGGAAGGGTATATGGACGTGGTGGCGCTGGCGCAGATGGGTTTTCCCCATGCGGTGGCGACGTTGGGTACGGCCTGCACGACGATCCACGTCCAGAAACTGTTGCGTCAAACCGACACGGTGATCTTCAGCTTCGACGGCGACAAGGCCGGCCGGCGCGCCGCCCGGCGGGCGCTGGAAGCGTGCTTGCCGCACGTGTCGGACGACAAGACGATCAAGTTCCTGTTCCTGCCGTCCGAACACGATCCGGACAGCTATATCCGCGAATTCGGTGCGGAAGGCTTCGAGCAGCAGATCGTCGAGGCGATGCCGCTGTCGCAGTTCCTGCTGCGCGAAGCGGCGGGCGAACACGATTTGAGCGAACCGGAGGGGCGCGCCCGTGTCCAGTTCGACGCCAAGCCGATGCTGCAGGCGATGACGCCGTCGGCGCTGCGGCTGCAGATCGTGCACGGGCTGGCGTCGATGACGCAGAGCACGCCTGGCGAGATCGAGCAGTTGTTCGAGCTGAGCAAGCCAGTGGCGGCCAGCCGCAAGGCGCCGCCGCGCAGCAAGCGCCAGGAGCCGGTCGGGCTGGAACGCAAGATGATCCGCGCGCTGGTGACGCACCCGTCGCTGGCGCTGGACCTGGACGCGGAAGCGCTGGAAGCCTGCCAGCAATTCGGCCAGGAGCCATATGACCACCTGCTGCACCTGGTGCAGCTGGCACAGGCGCTGGGCCCGAACGGCACGTTTGCCGCGCTGGCGCAGCAGTTGAAGGAGCAGGGCACGGAATACGACGCGATCGTCGGCGAAATCGCCGCCGCGCCGGAACCGGAAATCGATACCGAACGGATGTGGCTGGCCGCGACGGTGCGCCAATTGAAATTGGAGCAGGTGCGCAAGGATATTAATCTGCTGATGGAAGCGATCCAGGCGGCGATTGCCGCGCGCGAGCCGACCGATGTACTGACGACGGGTTTTCGTGAATTAAAAGCGCTGGAAGACCAGCTGTTGCGCGAGCAGGAAGCGGATAAAAGTTATCGCTGA
- a CDS encoding metal-dependent hydrolase, whose translation MDNITHSFVGLGIGELVQRSLPAEADPARQRTRHRLLLTACAAASNFPDLDLFLTHLLPAPLGYLLHHRGHTHTLLYAVPQALLLLALLWALWPNARQLLRESRPARLGLGLAIVLGFGLHLSMDFLNSYGVHPFYPFDPRWFYGDMVFIVEPVFWIAFGVPLALAIPQRLLRGAALAGLAAFVLGATWRGYLDWRSLLALFVIGGAIATLRVTRRHSRRSLALAAAIGIGFIAVQGTTSTLGRQRITAALQAIDPAARVLDVAMTAYPAQPLCWSFVSIESNEAAGQYRLRRGMLSLAPGLMPVASCPRGFADPAAGDMAAPGIALAPAWQGDLLLLRDLAKTDCHVNAWLRYARMPAVTNEVASDLRYASTPRGNFTTLPIEAGRTPCTGVPQWGYPRADLLGAALR comes from the coding sequence ATGGACAATATCACCCACTCCTTCGTCGGCCTCGGTATCGGCGAACTGGTGCAGCGTTCGCTGCCGGCCGAAGCAGACCCCGCGCGCCAGCGTACCCGCCACCGCCTGCTGCTGACGGCCTGCGCCGCCGCCAGCAATTTCCCCGACCTCGACCTGTTCCTGACGCACCTGCTGCCGGCGCCGCTGGGCTACCTGCTGCATCACCGCGGGCATACGCACACGCTCTTGTACGCCGTGCCGCAGGCCTTGCTGCTGCTGGCGCTGTTGTGGGCCTTGTGGCCGAACGCGCGCCAGCTGCTGCGCGAGAGCAGGCCGGCCCGGCTGGGCCTCGGGCTGGCGATCGTGCTGGGCTTCGGCCTGCACCTGTCGATGGACTTCCTGAACTCGTATGGCGTCCATCCGTTCTATCCGTTCGACCCGCGCTGGTTCTACGGCGACATGGTTTTTATCGTGGAGCCCGTGTTCTGGATCGCCTTCGGCGTGCCGCTGGCGCTGGCGATCCCGCAGCGCCTGCTGCGTGGCGCCGCGCTGGCCGGCCTGGCCGCCTTCGTGCTGGGCGCGACCTGGCGCGGCTACCTGGATTGGCGCTCGCTGCTGGCCTTGTTCGTCATCGGCGGCGCCATTGCCACGCTGCGCGTCACGCGCCGCCATAGCCGCCGCTCGCTGGCGCTGGCCGCCGCCATCGGCATCGGCTTCATTGCCGTGCAGGGCACCACGTCCACGCTGGGACGCCAGCGCATCACGGCCGCGCTGCAGGCCATCGACCCGGCCGCGCGCGTGCTGGACGTGGCGATGACGGCCTATCCGGCCCAACCGCTGTGCTGGTCGTTCGTGTCGATCGAGTCGAACGAGGCGGCCGGCCAGTACCGGCTGCGGCGCGGGATGCTGAGCCTTGCACCCGGCCTGATGCCGGTGGCCAGCTGCCCGCGCGGCTTTGCCGATCCCGCGGCCGGCGACATGGCCGCGCCGGGCATCGCGCTGGCCCCGGCGTGGCAGGGCGACCTGCTGCTGCTGCGCGACCTGGCGAAGACCGACTGCCACGTCAATGCCTGGCTGCGTTATGCGCGCATGCCGGCCGTGACGAACGAGGTAGCCAGCGACCTGCGTTATGCGTCCACCCCGCGCGGTAATTTCACCACGCTGCCGATCGAGGCGGGGCGCACGCCGTGCACCGGCGTGCCGCAATGGGGATATCCGCGCGCCGACCTGCTGGGTGCTGCGCTAAGATGA
- a CDS encoding NAD(P)/FAD-dependent oxidoreductase, with protein MAKQFDVAVIGAGAAGMMCAAAAGQRGRKVVLIDHASKLAEKIRISGGGRCNFTNINAGPANFLSENPHFAKSALSRYTPQDFLALVKKYRIGYHEKHKGQLFCDDSAEQIIEMLKAECAAGDVHWRMPAKVETLDKTDAGFLLHTDSGDIEAGSVVIATGGLSIPKIGATDFGYRIAKQFGLGLVEPRPALVPLTFDEAQWQPFVPLAGISLEVDVTTGTLKGRKATGARFREDLLFTHRGLSGPAILQISSFWQPGEPITINLLPEMDVAQALIEGKGTQKKQLGNVVAQWLPARLAEGLLTAHGFALDARLADLPDARLRQLGQALNAWTITPNGSEGYRKAEVTRGGVDTKELSQQTMMVNKVPGLHFIGETVDVTGWLGGYNFQWAWASGMAAGLAI; from the coding sequence ATGGCGAAACAGTTTGATGTGGCAGTGATTGGCGCGGGCGCGGCCGGCATGATGTGCGCGGCGGCGGCGGGCCAGCGCGGCAGGAAGGTCGTGTTGATCGATCACGCCTCGAAGCTGGCCGAGAAGATCCGCATTTCCGGCGGCGGTCGCTGCAACTTCACCAATATCAATGCGGGGCCGGCCAACTTCCTCTCCGAGAATCCCCATTTCGCCAAGAGCGCGCTGTCACGCTACACGCCGCAGGACTTCCTCGCCCTCGTCAAGAAATACCGCATCGGCTACCACGAGAAGCACAAGGGCCAGCTGTTCTGCGACGATTCCGCCGAACAGATCATCGAGATGCTGAAGGCCGAGTGCGCCGCTGGCGACGTCCACTGGCGCATGCCCGCCAAGGTCGAAACGCTGGACAAGACGGACGCCGGCTTCCTGCTGCACACCGACAGCGGCGACATCGAAGCGGGCAGCGTCGTCATCGCCACCGGCGGCCTGTCGATCCCGAAGATCGGTGCGACGGATTTCGGCTACCGCATCGCCAAGCAGTTCGGCCTGGGGCTGGTCGAACCGCGCCCGGCCCTGGTGCCGCTGACCTTCGACGAGGCCCAGTGGCAGCCCTTCGTGCCGCTGGCCGGCATCTCGCTGGAAGTGGACGTGACGACCGGCACGCTGAAAGGCCGCAAGGCCACCGGCGCGCGCTTCCGCGAAGACCTGCTGTTCACGCACCGCGGCCTGTCCGGTCCGGCCATCCTGCAGATCTCCAGCTTCTGGCAGCCGGGCGAGCCCATCACGATCAACCTGCTGCCGGAGATGGACGTCGCGCAAGCGCTGATCGAAGGCAAGGGCACGCAGAAGAAGCAGCTGGGCAACGTCGTCGCCCAGTGGCTGCCGGCGCGCCTGGCCGAAGGCCTGCTGACGGCGCACGGCTTCGCCCTCGACGCCCGCCTGGCCGACCTGCCGGACGCGCGCCTGCGCCAGCTGGGCCAGGCCCTGAACGCATGGACCATCACGCCGAACGGCTCGGAAGGCTATCGCAAGGCCGAAGTGACGCGCGGCGGCGTGGACACCAAGGAACTGTCGCAGCAGACGATGATGGTCAATAAGGTACCGGGCCTGCACTTCATCGGCGAGACGGTCGACGTCACCGGGTGGCTGGGAGGCTACAACTTCCAGTGGGCCTGGGCTTCGGGGATGGCGGCGGGACTGGCAATCTGA
- a CDS encoding LysR family transcriptional regulator, protein MDRLHGMTVFVAVAEEGGFAAGARRLGLSPAAVTRAVAALEERLGVRLLERSTRHVRVTEAGQRYLDDCRRLLAELDEADEAAAGLNAAPRGLLAITAPVLFGRMYVMPGIVEYLRRYPDTEVSAVFVDRVTNLLEEGYDVAVRIGELPDSGLRALRVGQVRRMICAAPAYLAEHGTPRTPGDLAAHTIVASTGASTQPEWRFRENGGVRAYRVHPRLTVTSNDSAIEAVRQGFGLARLLSYQVAPLLASGALVPLLEPFELPPVPVNIVHREGRHGTARVRALIDLLAARLRGDPALDWTVA, encoded by the coding sequence GTGGACCGGCTGCACGGGATGACGGTATTCGTTGCCGTCGCCGAGGAGGGCGGCTTTGCCGCCGGCGCGCGGCGCCTGGGCCTGTCGCCGGCGGCCGTGACGCGTGCCGTGGCCGCGCTGGAGGAACGGCTCGGCGTGCGCCTGCTCGAGCGCAGCACGCGCCACGTGCGCGTCACGGAGGCGGGCCAGCGCTACCTGGACGACTGCCGCCGCCTGCTGGCCGAGCTGGACGAGGCCGACGAGGCGGCGGCCGGCCTGAACGCGGCGCCGCGCGGCCTGCTGGCCATTACCGCGCCCGTGCTGTTCGGGCGCATGTACGTCATGCCCGGCATCGTCGAATACCTGCGGCGCTATCCGGATACGGAAGTATCGGCCGTGTTTGTCGACCGCGTCACGAACCTGCTGGAGGAGGGCTACGACGTGGCCGTGCGCATCGGCGAGCTGCCCGATTCGGGCCTGCGCGCGCTGCGGGTCGGGCAGGTGCGGCGCATGATCTGCGCGGCCCCCGCTTACCTGGCGGAGCACGGCACGCCGCGCACGCCGGGCGACCTGGCGGCCCATACGATCGTCGCCAGCACGGGCGCCAGCACGCAGCCGGAATGGCGCTTTCGCGAAAACGGCGGCGTGCGCGCTTACCGCGTGCACCCACGCCTGACGGTTACGAGCAACGACAGCGCCATCGAGGCGGTCCGCCAGGGCTTCGGGCTGGCACGGCTGCTGTCCTACCAGGTGGCGCCGCTGCTGGCGTCCGGCGCGCTGGTGCCGCTGCTGGAACCATTCGAGCTGCCGCCCGTTCCCGTGAATATCGTGCACCGCGAAGGACGCCATGGCACCGCGCGGGTGCGTGCGCTGATCGATCTGCTGGCCGCTCGCCTGCGGGGCGACCCCGCGCTGGACTGGACTGTAGCCTGA
- the tsaD gene encoding tRNA (adenosine(37)-N6)-threonylcarbamoyltransferase complex transferase subunit TsaD, with product MIVLGVESSCDETGLALYDTERGLLSHALYSQVAMHEEYGGVVPELASRDHIRRAIPLLQQTLQGAALAPQAIDAIAYTQGPGLAGALLVGSSIACSLGLALDKPVLGVHHLEGHLLSPLLASDPPEFPFVALLVSGGHTQLMRVDGVGQYEMLGETLDDAAGEAFDKSAKLLGLGYPGGPAISRLAEFGDPAAYKLPRPMLHSKDLNFSFSGLKTAVLTVVKNSGAANVCEQDKANIARGFVDAIVDVLTAKCVTALKQTGLKRLVIAGGVGANSQLRAALNAAAAKKRFRVYYPELEFCTDNGAMIAFAGAMRLAINPQAAQRDYSFNVRPRWPLDELKVV from the coding sequence ATGATTGTTCTCGGCGTCGAATCCTCCTGTGACGAAACCGGCCTGGCCCTGTATGACACAGAGCGCGGCCTGCTCTCCCATGCCCTCTACTCACAGGTGGCGATGCACGAGGAATATGGCGGCGTCGTGCCGGAACTGGCCTCGCGCGATCACATCCGCCGCGCCATTCCACTATTGCAACAGACGCTGCAAGGCGCCGCTCTGGCGCCGCAGGCGATCGACGCCATCGCCTACACGCAGGGTCCCGGCCTGGCCGGTGCGTTGCTGGTCGGCTCCTCGATCGCCTGCAGCCTGGGCCTGGCACTGGACAAGCCCGTGCTGGGCGTGCACCACCTGGAAGGTCACCTGCTGTCGCCGCTGCTGGCATCCGATCCGCCCGAGTTCCCATTTGTCGCGCTGCTGGTCTCCGGCGGCCATACCCAGCTGATGCGGGTGGACGGCGTCGGCCAGTATGAAATGCTGGGGGAAACCCTGGACGACGCGGCCGGCGAAGCCTTCGACAAATCGGCCAAGCTGCTGGGCCTGGGCTATCCGGGCGGCCCGGCCATCTCGCGCCTGGCCGAATTCGGCGACCCGGCCGCCTACAAGCTGCCGCGCCCGATGCTGCACTCGAAGGATTTGAACTTCAGCTTTTCCGGCCTGAAGACGGCCGTGCTGACGGTCGTGAAGAACAGCGGCGCCGCCAATGTGTGCGAGCAGGACAAGGCCAATATCGCGCGCGGTTTCGTCGATGCCATCGTCGACGTGCTGACGGCCAAGTGCGTCACCGCCCTGAAGCAGACGGGCCTGAAGCGCCTCGTCATCGCCGGCGGTGTGGGCGCGAACAGCCAGCTGCGCGCCGCGCTGAACGCGGCGGCCGCGAAGAAACGCTTCCGCGTGTACTACCCGGAACTGGAATTCTGCACCGACAACGGCGCGATGATCGCCTTCGCGGGCGCCATGCGCCTGGCCATCAATCCCCAGGCGGCACAGCGCGATTACAGCTTCAATGTACGGCCCCGCTGGCCGCTGGACGAACTGAAAGTCGTCTGA
- a CDS encoding 3-deoxy-7-phosphoheptulonate synthase: MIAPDLENINVTSFASMPTPADLHAKLPLTQAASDTVTKGREDLRKILDRKDKRLFVVVGPCSIHDPVAGLDYARRLKALQEEVKDTMLLVMRVYFEKPRTTTGWKGYINDPYMDDSFRVDVGMEKARQFLLDVCELGLPTATEALDPISPQYLGDLIAWTAIGARTTESQTHREMSSGLSTPVGFKNGTDGDISIAINAILSAANPHAFLGINSEGNVSVVRTRGNAYGHVVLRGGDGRPNYDSVSVTIAEQALAKAKLPANIVVDCSHANSYKKPELQPLVMTDVINQIVHGNKSLVGVMIESNIEAGNQKIPADLSELKYGCSVTDACIDWETTAQMLRTAHAELRGRP; this comes from the coding sequence ATGATTGCACCCGACCTCGAAAACATTAACGTCACCTCGTTCGCATCGATGCCTACTCCGGCCGACCTGCACGCGAAACTGCCGCTGACCCAAGCCGCCTCGGATACGGTCACGAAGGGCCGCGAAGACCTGCGCAAGATCCTCGATCGCAAGGACAAGCGGCTGTTCGTCGTGGTGGGCCCTTGCTCGATCCACGACCCTGTCGCCGGCCTGGACTATGCACGCCGCCTGAAAGCGCTGCAGGAGGAAGTGAAGGACACGATGCTGCTGGTGATGCGGGTGTATTTCGAGAAGCCGCGCACCACGACCGGGTGGAAGGGGTATATCAACGATCCGTATATGGACGATTCGTTCCGCGTCGACGTCGGCATGGAAAAGGCGCGTCAGTTCCTGCTGGACGTATGCGAACTGGGCTTGCCGACCGCCACCGAGGCGCTCGATCCGATCTCGCCGCAGTACCTGGGCGACCTGATCGCCTGGACCGCCATCGGCGCGCGCACCACGGAATCGCAGACGCACCGCGAGATGTCGTCCGGCCTGTCGACGCCGGTGGGCTTCAAGAACGGCACCGACGGCGACATCAGCATCGCCATCAACGCCATCCTGTCCGCCGCCAACCCGCACGCCTTCCTGGGCATTAACAGCGAAGGCAACGTCTCGGTCGTGCGCACGCGCGGCAATGCCTACGGCCACGTGGTGCTGCGCGGCGGCGACGGTCGCCCGAACTACGACTCCGTTTCCGTCACAATCGCCGAGCAGGCGCTGGCCAAGGCCAAGCTGCCGGCCAATATTGTCGTCGACTGCTCGCACGCGAACAGCTACAAGAAGCCGGAACTGCAACCGCTGGTGATGACGGACGTGATCAACCAGATCGTGCATGGCAACAAGTCCCTGGTGGGCGTCATGATCGAATCGAACATCGAGGCCGGCAACCAGAAGATCCCGGCCGACCTCTCCGAGCTGAAGTACGGTTGCTCCGTGACGGACGCCTGCATCGACTGGGAAACCACGGCGCAGATGCTGCGCACGGCGCACGCCGAGCTGCGCGGCCGGCCATAA
- the rpsU gene encoding 30S ribosomal protein S21, which produces MTTIRLKENEPFEVAMRRFKRTIEKTGLLTELRAREFYEKPTAERKRKLAAAVKRHYKRIRSQQLPKKLY; this is translated from the coding sequence ATGACCACTATTCGCCTTAAAGAAAACGAGCCGTTCGAAGTCGCCATGCGCCGCTTCAAGCGCACCATCGAAAAAACCGGTCTGCTGACCGAACTGCGCGCACGCGAGTTCTACGAGAAGCCAACCGCAGAGCGCAAGCGCAAGCTGGCCGCTGCCGTGAAGCGCCACTACAAGCGCATCCGCAGCCAGCAACTGCCGAAGAAGCTGTACTAA
- a CDS encoding GatB/YqeY domain-containing protein produces MSLKAQISEDMKAAMRAKEAGKLATIRLLLAEIKRKEVDEQIEVNDDQTVAIVEKMIKQRKDSITQFEAGGRADLADIEKAELAVLTAYMPAGLSDDEIAAEVKAAVAESGAAGPQDMGKVMAILKPKLAGRADMTVVSGLVKKALVPA; encoded by the coding sequence ATGAGCCTGAAAGCCCAGATTTCCGAAGACATGAAAGCCGCCATGCGCGCAAAAGAAGCCGGCAAGCTGGCCACGATCCGCCTCCTGCTGGCCGAGATCAAGCGCAAGGAAGTGGATGAGCAGATCGAGGTGAACGACGACCAGACCGTCGCCATCGTCGAGAAGATGATCAAGCAGCGCAAGGACTCGATCACGCAGTTCGAAGCCGGCGGCCGCGCCGACCTGGCCGACATCGAAAAGGCCGAGCTGGCCGTGCTGACGGCCTACATGCCGGCCGGCCTGTCCGATGACGAGATCGCCGCCGAGGTCAAGGCAGCGGTCGCCGAGTCGGGCGCCGCCGGCCCGCAGGACATGGGCAAGGTCATGGCCATCCTGAAGCCGAAGCTGGCCGGCCGTGCCGACATGACGGTCGTTTCCGGCCTGGTCAAGAAGGCCCTGGTACCGGCCTGA
- the ybiB gene encoding DNA-binding protein YbiB, with product MTIESTVTSFPTAHFIKEIGRGQKGARSMSRDDAHNLYRAMLEGRVSDLELGAILLAMRIKGESVDELAGFLDAAEASFTPLRAPAGEFVPVVIPSYNGARKMANLTALLALLLARAGVPVLVHGVPDDPGRITTAEVFAELGVHAAPSHEAAEAALANGHVSFITIDALAPELAHMLSLRRVLGVRNSTHTLVKIMQPFAGPALRLVSYTHPEYLETLGEYFTTAAPHERGDAFLMRGTEGETVANATKAQKIDWFHEGERTVLVERQMIAENLPALAEDKSAAATAAWIRSVLDGTIAVPDPIAQQVGHVIDTARALRQRHPA from the coding sequence ATGACCATCGAATCCACTGTGACCTCGTTCCCCACCGCGCACTTCATCAAGGAAATCGGCCGCGGCCAGAAGGGCGCCCGCAGCATGAGCCGCGACGATGCCCATAACCTGTACCGCGCGATGCTGGAAGGCCGCGTTTCCGACCTCGAACTGGGCGCGATCCTGCTCGCCATGCGCATCAAGGGCGAGTCGGTCGACGAACTGGCCGGTTTCCTCGATGCTGCCGAAGCGTCGTTCACGCCGCTGCGCGCGCCGGCCGGGGAGTTCGTCCCGGTCGTCATCCCCAGTTATAACGGCGCCCGCAAGATGGCCAACCTGACGGCCTTGCTGGCGCTGCTGCTGGCGCGCGCCGGCGTACCGGTGCTGGTGCATGGCGTGCCGGACGATCCGGGCCGCATCACGACCGCCGAAGTCTTCGCCGAGCTGGGCGTCCACGCGGCGCCGTCGCACGAGGCCGCGGAGGCGGCGCTGGCGAACGGCCACGTCAGCTTCATCACGATCGACGCGCTGGCGCCGGAGCTGGCCCACATGCTGTCGCTGCGCCGTGTGCTGGGCGTGCGCAATTCCACGCACACGCTGGTGAAAATCATGCAGCCCTTCGCCGGCCCGGCCTTGCGGCTGGTGTCCTACACGCACCCGGAATATCTGGAAACGCTGGGCGAATATTTCACGACGGCGGCACCGCACGAGCGCGGCGACGCCTTCCTGATGCGCGGCACGGAAGGGGAGACGGTGGCGAACGCCACCAAGGCGCAGAAGATCGACTGGTTCCACGAGGGCGAGCGCACCGTCCTGGTCGAGCGGCAAATGATCGCGGAGAACCTGCCTGCGCTGGCGGAAGACAAGAGCGCGGCAGCGACAGCCGCCTGGATTCGCTCGGTGCTGGACGGCACGATCGCGGTCCCCGACCCGATCGCCCAGCAAGTCGGCCACGTCATCGACACGGCCCGCGCGCTGCGCCAGCGCCATCCAGCCTGA
- the sodC gene encoding superoxide dismutase family protein, translated as MFTRLSFTLAALGLSAVAHAQITVPIHSVASKDGDRSLGSVTITETPGGLQFTPALQGLPPGQRGFHVHMNGNCGEGPVNGKVAPAGAAGGHLDPHGSNAHKGPGNGGHLGDLPALEVDSSGAALKAVVAPQLKTLADVKGRALMIHAGGDNYADAPAPLGGGGGRIACGVIGDAATK; from the coding sequence ATGTTTACTCGTCTGTCCTTCACGCTGGCCGCATTGGGCCTGTCCGCCGTCGCTCACGCCCAGATCACCGTGCCGATCCATTCCGTCGCCAGCAAGGATGGCGACCGCTCGCTGGGCAGCGTGACGATCACCGAAACGCCCGGCGGCCTGCAATTCACGCCGGCGCTGCAGGGCCTGCCACCGGGCCAGCGCGGCTTCCACGTCCACATGAACGGCAACTGCGGCGAAGGTCCCGTCAACGGCAAGGTCGCCCCGGCCGGCGCGGCGGGCGGCCACCTCGATCCGCACGGCAGCAATGCGCACAAGGGCCCGGGCAACGGCGGCCACCTGGGTGACCTGCCGGCCCTGGAAGTGGACAGCAGCGGCGCGGCGCTAAAAGCCGTCGTCGCGCCACAGTTGAAAACGCTGGCCGACGTCAAGGGGCGCGCGCTGATGATCCACGCCGGCGGCGACAACTACGCCGACGCGCCCGCCCCGCTGGGCGGTGGCGGCGGCCGCATCGCCTGCGGCGTGATCGGCGACGCGGCAACGAAGTAA
- a CDS encoding ion transporter: MSAQMQPEHDAAPAARTTDPQQRLGKPDGGWRARLYEIIFESDTRKGRAFDLALIAAILLSVLAAVLTSIEAIARNHAGWLTAAEWFFTILFSVEYVARLVCVRRPLRYAGSFFGVIDLLAILPSYISLFLPGAHVLLDVRILRLLRIFRILKLTLYIQEYSMLGDALLASRRKILVFLSVVFLIVFLLGTVMYVVEGPAHGYTSIPVGVYWAISTVTTVGFGDLVPKTDIGRAIASFMMLLGWGILAVPTGIISSEITHQRGVRLLAGRSCTRCMTRGHEATARYCKQCGKALPAVVE; the protein is encoded by the coding sequence ATGTCCGCACAGATGCAACCCGAGCACGATGCCGCGCCGGCCGCGCGCACCACTGATCCGCAGCAGCGCCTGGGCAAGCCCGACGGCGGCTGGCGCGCCAGGCTGTACGAGATCATCTTCGAGTCGGACACGCGCAAGGGCCGCGCCTTCGACCTGGCGCTGATCGCCGCCATCCTGCTGTCCGTGCTGGCGGCCGTGCTGACGTCGATCGAGGCGATCGCGCGCAACCACGCCGGCTGGCTGACGGCGGCGGAGTGGTTCTTCACGATCCTGTTCTCGGTCGAATACGTGGCCCGCCTCGTCTGCGTGCGCCGTCCGCTGCGCTACGCGGGCAGCTTCTTCGGCGTGATCGACCTGCTGGCGATCCTGCCCAGCTATATCTCGCTGTTCCTGCCCGGCGCGCATGTGCTGCTGGACGTGCGCATCCTGCGCCTGCTGCGCATCTTCCGCATCCTGAAGCTGACCTTGTATATCCAGGAGTACAGCATGCTGGGCGACGCGCTGCTGGCCAGCCGCCGCAAGATCCTCGTGTTCCTGTCCGTCGTGTTCCTGATCGTGTTCCTGCTGGGGACCGTGATGTATGTGGTCGAGGGCCCGGCGCACGGCTATACCAGCATTCCGGTCGGCGTCTACTGGGCCATCTCCACCGTGACGACGGTCGGCTTCGGCGACCTGGTGCCGAAGACGGACATCGGCCGCGCCATCGCGTCGTTCATGATGCTGCTGGGCTGGGGCATCCTGGCCGTCCCGACCGGCATCATCAGCTCCGAGATCACGCACCAGCGCGGCGTGCGCCTGCTGGCGGGCCGCTCGTGCACCCGCTGCATGACGCGCGGCCACGAGGCCACGGCGCGCTACTGCAAGCAGTGCGGCAAGGCCTTGCCGGCGGTTGTCGAATAG